Proteins encoded together in one Aminipila butyrica window:
- the yunB gene encoding sporulation protein YunB codes for MLGWRSSKRFKACEKKKRGWLSWILVLLLFSGMAGGLGWKVVKVVQPSIQSLAEIKAKEMVTYAINEATFQQFFKDSSKAEELLIINTDQEGSIELVQSNTIAMNILAAELGKEIKQRYREMEPTTMKVPLGTILGSQLMSQADLYVDLKVLPISVANIEFLSEFESQGINQTKYKVYLSLTSKVKIMAPFSSRTMEVRNVVLVSEAVILGKVPNSYVNVPKEEILDGMNSGDQK; via the coding sequence ATGCTTGGATGGCGTTCTTCCAAAAGGTTCAAGGCATGTGAAAAGAAAAAAAGGGGATGGCTGAGTTGGATACTTGTGCTGCTTCTGTTTTCAGGCATGGCTGGTGGGCTGGGGTGGAAGGTGGTAAAGGTGGTACAGCCATCTATTCAATCTCTGGCAGAAATTAAAGCCAAAGAAATGGTCACCTACGCTATAAACGAAGCGACCTTCCAGCAATTTTTTAAGGATTCTTCGAAGGCAGAGGAGCTTTTAATTATAAATACCGACCAAGAGGGAAGTATAGAACTGGTGCAATCCAACACCATCGCGATGAATATTTTGGCGGCGGAGCTGGGCAAGGAGATTAAGCAGCGGTACCGGGAAATGGAACCCACCACCATGAAGGTGCCTTTAGGGACCATCCTGGGCAGTCAATTGATGTCTCAGGCCGATCTTTATGTGGATTTGAAGGTTCTTCCTATCAGCGTAGCTAATATTGAGTTTTTGAGCGAATTTGAGTCTCAGGGAATCAATCAGACTAAATACAAAGTATACCTGTCGCTGACCAGCAAGGTGAAGATCATGGCGCCCTTCTCTTCCCGTACTATGGAGGTGCGCAATGTAGTATTAGTATCTGAAGCGGTTATCTTGGGGAAGGTTCCTAACAGTTACGTAAACGTGCCGAAGGAGGAGATTCTGGACGGTATGAATTCTGGCGACCAAAAATAA
- a CDS encoding YigZ family protein has translation MIRYKTIQREAQAEQIIDRSRFIAYVRPVSSKDEADVFLAEIRAKHRDATHNVPAMVIGDQFQIQWASDDGEPQGTSGAPMVQMLVKEGLTNLVVVVTRYFGGVKLGTGGLVRAYTSSAKLGLAEAGICAVKDMYVAQVKLDYTYLSKLQNLASTGIFQINQVFYEEAVRVILAAEPEKEAELKGLVSDLTSGTGVFLEEGTELTSVPLEQA, from the coding sequence ATGATACGATATAAGACAATACAGCGAGAAGCACAGGCGGAGCAGATTATCGATCGGTCCCGTTTCATTGCTTATGTGCGTCCGGTGAGCTCTAAAGACGAGGCGGATGTTTTCTTGGCAGAAATCCGGGCTAAGCACAGGGATGCTACGCATAATGTACCAGCTATGGTCATTGGGGATCAATTTCAAATTCAGTGGGCCAGTGACGATGGGGAACCTCAGGGCACTTCAGGGGCACCTATGGTTCAAATGCTGGTAAAAGAAGGGCTGACCAACCTGGTGGTGGTGGTGACACGCTACTTTGGCGGGGTTAAGCTGGGGACTGGCGGCCTAGTCCGTGCTTATACCAGTTCTGCTAAGTTGGGGCTGGCGGAAGCTGGAATTTGTGCGGTAAAGGATATGTATGTGGCTCAGGTAAAGCTGGATTATACCTATTTGAGCAAACTGCAAAACCTGGCTTCCACTGGTATTTTTCAAATTAATCAGGTGTTTTATGAAGAGGCGGTGCGAGTTATTTTGGCAGCAGAGCCGGAAAAGGAAGCGGAATTAAAAGGTCTTGTTTCTGACCTGACAAGTGGCACTGGCGTATTTCTGGAAGAGGGTACTGAGCTGACTTCGGTGCCTTTAGAGCAGGCCTGA
- the priA gene encoding replication restart helicase PriA → MKYVNVAIDNKNDNTDNLYTYGSHFDDIQVGSKVTVPFAKGNRVRTGYVFDVLDHLEEEIKGLKYIESVDEEIRLSTEMMDTCRWMRKRYLCRYIDGINCFTPAGSVSKRGKERRPYKDMEGEGRFPPQLTGEQAAAMAIMEPDIKSKQHEIFLIHGITGSGKTELYIRLINSVLEEGRNAIVLVPEISLTTQVIQRFIGRFGPDQIAVLHSRLSLGERYDEWVRIRSGQVRIVIGARSAVFAPLRDIGIIILDEEHEATYKSDMAPKYDTVEVAIKRAKSYDGLVVLGSATPSVSATYRAEQGIYKRVELTERYNQVALPMVEVVDMRQELKAGNKSMFSTALYGQMKTCLEEGQQVILFLNRRGYSTFISCRECGYVMKCPDCGIALTYHKAEQGAVCHYCGKTEPLPTACPDCGSKYIRHFGTGTEKVEEFTAELFPDYPIGRLDLDTIRLKGSVDKIINDFRKGKTKILIGTQLVAKGLDFKQVGLVGIISADVILNIPDYRAAETTFQLVTQAAGRAGRGDKEGKVVIQTYNGEHYSIQAAAQQDYQAFYHTELMVRQSLLYPPFSDIVQVIVAAAKENVCINGAQQVLGALERELGEEFKHQIFPPQPLLINSKKEHFRYGILIKCPKGKRGTCLWAVDKIKRAVNIGKKVPFSVSVDINPY, encoded by the coding sequence ATGAAATACGTAAATGTAGCGATTGACAATAAAAATGATAATACTGATAATTTATATACCTATGGCTCCCATTTTGACGATATCCAGGTAGGCAGTAAGGTGACGGTACCCTTTGCCAAGGGAAACCGTGTTAGGACGGGATACGTCTTTGACGTGCTGGATCATTTGGAAGAGGAAATCAAGGGACTGAAATATATTGAGAGCGTCGACGAAGAGATTCGTTTATCGACGGAGATGATGGACACCTGCCGCTGGATGCGCAAGCGGTATTTGTGTCGGTACATAGATGGAATCAACTGTTTTACGCCGGCAGGCAGTGTCTCCAAGCGGGGCAAAGAGCGGCGGCCTTACAAGGACATGGAAGGGGAAGGGCGATTCCCGCCTCAGCTGACTGGTGAGCAGGCCGCAGCCATGGCCATCATGGAGCCGGATATCAAAAGCAAGCAGCATGAAATCTTTCTCATTCACGGCATCACTGGAAGCGGAAAAACAGAGCTCTATATCCGGTTAATCAACTCTGTTCTGGAAGAAGGGCGAAATGCAATTGTGCTGGTACCGGAAATTTCGCTGACTACCCAGGTCATTCAGCGTTTTATCGGCCGATTTGGGCCGGACCAGATTGCGGTGCTGCACAGCCGCCTTTCCCTAGGAGAGAGATATGATGAATGGGTGCGGATTCGCAGCGGGCAAGTCCGCATCGTCATCGGGGCTAGGTCAGCGGTTTTCGCCCCTTTAAGGGATATCGGCATCATCATTCTGGATGAAGAGCACGAAGCAACCTATAAGTCGGATATGGCGCCTAAATATGATACGGTAGAAGTGGCTATCAAACGGGCTAAAAGCTATGACGGACTGGTGGTGCTGGGTAGTGCAACCCCATCGGTATCCGCCACCTATCGGGCAGAACAAGGCATATACAAGCGGGTAGAACTGACAGAACGTTATAATCAGGTAGCGCTGCCGATGGTAGAAGTGGTAGACATGCGTCAGGAGTTGAAAGCAGGCAATAAATCCATGTTCAGCACAGCCCTGTACGGGCAGATGAAAACCTGCCTGGAGGAAGGGCAGCAAGTCATCCTCTTTCTCAACCGGAGAGGCTATTCTACTTTCATCTCTTGCCGGGAATGCGGCTATGTGATGAAATGCCCCGACTGCGGTATTGCGTTGACCTATCACAAAGCGGAACAGGGGGCGGTCTGCCATTACTGCGGTAAAACAGAACCGCTGCCCACTGCCTGTCCTGATTGCGGCAGCAAATACATCCGCCACTTCGGCACCGGTACAGAAAAGGTGGAGGAATTCACAGCAGAGTTGTTTCCGGACTATCCCATCGGACGGCTGGACTTGGACACTATTCGCCTGAAGGGCAGTGTGGACAAAATTATCAACGATTTCCGAAAGGGGAAGACCAAAATCCTCATCGGCACTCAGCTGGTGGCCAAGGGCTTGGATTTCAAGCAGGTGGGCCTGGTGGGCATCATTTCGGCCGATGTGATTCTGAACATTCCCGACTACCGGGCAGCGGAAACTACTTTTCAGCTGGTCACCCAGGCGGCAGGACGGGCTGGACGAGGAGACAAGGAAGGCAAGGTGGTAATTCAGACCTATAATGGGGAACATTACAGCATTCAAGCCGCTGCACAGCAAGATTACCAGGCCTTTTATCACACCGAGCTGATGGTTCGACAGAGTCTGTTGTACCCGCCTTTTAGCGACATTGTACAGGTCATCGTGGCAGCAGCGAAAGAGAATGTATGTATAAATGGCGCCCAGCAAGTGCTAGGCGCGTTGGAGCGAGAGCTGGGAGAAGAATTTAAACATCAAATTTTTCCGCCTCAACCCCTGCTGATTAATAGCAAAAAAGAGCATTTCCGATATGGTATTTTAATCAAATGCCCCAAAGGGAAGCGGGGAACCTGCCTGTGGGCGGTGGACAAGATTAAGCGGGCGGTAAACATCGGCAAAAAAGTGCCTTTTTCTGTTTCTGTGGACATAAATCCCTATTAA
- a CDS encoding epoxyqueuosine reductase QueH produces MRDKRQNGPSGELAESYFKGTEMVLLSDMKDRMEERPKLLLHSCCGPCSTAVLERLAGSYDITVFFYNPNITDQEEYERRKQTQLSFIESYNQQAPEGEKVAFSEGEFFPEEFFQAVQGLEEEPEGGKRCTVCFKLRLERAAAEARLNGFSIFGTTLTVSPHKDYPLIAKIGKDLSLKYALSFLDMDFKKKAGYQRSVELSREYGLYRQNYCGCCFSKWD; encoded by the coding sequence ATGAGAGATAAAAGACAAAACGGGCCTTCAGGAGAACTGGCAGAATCATATTTTAAGGGAACCGAAATGGTCCTCCTGTCGGATATGAAGGACCGGATGGAGGAACGGCCCAAGTTGCTGCTTCACAGTTGCTGCGGACCTTGCAGCACCGCTGTGCTGGAACGGCTGGCGGGCAGTTATGATATCACTGTGTTTTTTTACAATCCTAATATTACAGACCAAGAGGAATACGAACGGCGAAAGCAAACCCAACTGTCCTTTATTGAATCCTATAATCAGCAGGCCCCAGAGGGAGAAAAAGTAGCTTTTTCGGAAGGGGAGTTTTTCCCGGAGGAATTTTTCCAGGCAGTGCAGGGGTTGGAGGAAGAACCAGAAGGGGGCAAACGCTGTACCGTTTGTTTTAAGCTGCGATTAGAGCGGGCGGCAGCAGAGGCTAGGCTCAACGGCTTTTCTATCTTTGGTACCACCTTGACAGTTAGTCCCCACAAGGACTATCCGTTGATTGCTAAAATCGGCAAAGACCTGTCCTTAAAATATGCTCTTTCGTTTTTGGACATGGATTTCAAGAAAAAAGCAGGTTATCAGCGAAGTGTGGAATTATCCCGAGAATATGGACTGTACCGCCAAAATTACTGCGGATGCTGTTTTTCCAAATGGGATTAG
- the hslU gene encoding ATP-dependent protease ATPase subunit HslU, with the protein MGELYNMTPKQIVAELDKYIIGQDEAKKSVAIALRNRYRRNLLPDEMREEITPKNILMIGPTGCGKTEIARRLAKLMDAPFVKVEATKFTEVGYVGRDVDSMVRDLVEASIRITKQNRLQEKYSIAEEIAEEKIIEAIIPGKKKSSGGAGGVKSPFDFILGGGFQQKPQLEQEETLSGDDKNDIELAREQVRQQLRDGMLEEQYIEIQVSEAPKNNALDLGNEGMSIAIGNIFGDMVPPKKKKKKVKVKDAKKILREEEAQNLIDMDQVTEEALENAEQNGIIFIDEIDKIASGSSYKSGADVSREGVQRDILPIVEGSVVNTKYGPVKTDHVLFIGAGAFHTSKPTDLIPELQGRFPIRVELQNLTKDSFVKILTVPENALLKQHKMLLETEGIKITFTEDSVEEIATMAFLMNEQTENIGARRLHTIMEKLLEDISFNIPEMEEEEIIIDKCYVNEKFVEKIHEDDIDKFIL; encoded by the coding sequence ATGGGAGAATTGTACAACATGACGCCGAAACAGATTGTGGCGGAACTGGATAAATATATTATCGGTCAGGACGAGGCCAAAAAATCAGTGGCCATTGCCCTGCGGAACAGGTATCGGAGAAATCTGCTGCCGGACGAAATGCGGGAGGAGATTACACCGAAGAATATTCTCATGATTGGACCTACCGGCTGTGGTAAAACAGAAATCGCTCGTCGGCTGGCTAAATTGATGGATGCTCCCTTTGTAAAGGTAGAAGCTACTAAGTTTACAGAAGTGGGTTATGTGGGAAGAGATGTAGACTCCATGGTTCGGGACTTGGTAGAAGCATCTATCCGCATTACTAAGCAGAACCGTCTTCAGGAAAAATATTCCATTGCTGAGGAGATTGCCGAAGAAAAGATTATTGAGGCCATCATTCCTGGAAAGAAGAAATCTTCTGGTGGAGCAGGAGGCGTGAAAAGCCCCTTTGATTTCATCCTGGGAGGCGGCTTCCAGCAGAAGCCTCAGCTGGAGCAGGAGGAGACCTTATCTGGGGATGACAAGAATGACATTGAGCTGGCCAGGGAGCAGGTTCGCCAGCAGCTGCGAGATGGCATGCTGGAGGAACAGTATATTGAAATTCAGGTCAGCGAAGCACCTAAAAATAATGCTTTAGACCTAGGAAATGAAGGCATGAGTATCGCCATCGGCAATATCTTTGGGGATATGGTACCGCCGAAGAAGAAAAAGAAAAAGGTAAAAGTTAAGGATGCCAAGAAAATCCTGCGGGAGGAAGAAGCCCAGAACTTGATTGATATGGATCAGGTGACAGAGGAAGCGCTGGAAAATGCGGAGCAGAATGGCATTATCTTTATTGATGAAATCGATAAAATTGCTTCAGGATCCAGTTATAAATCCGGGGCTGATGTGTCCAGAGAGGGTGTTCAGCGAGACATCCTTCCTATCGTAGAAGGCAGTGTGGTCAATACTAAATACGGGCCAGTGAAGACAGACCATGTGCTTTTCATCGGTGCAGGTGCTTTTCACACGTCTAAACCGACAGATTTGATTCCAGAGCTCCAGGGACGTTTCCCGATTCGGGTAGAGCTGCAAAACTTGACAAAAGATTCTTTTGTGAAAATCTTGACTGTGCCGGAGAACGCTTTGCTGAAACAGCACAAGATGCTTCTGGAGACGGAAGGTATCAAAATTACCTTTACAGAGGATTCTGTGGAAGAAATTGCTACCATGGCATTTTTGATGAACGAGCAGACAGAAAACATTGGTGCCAGAAGACTTCACACCATCATGGAAAAACTGCTGGAGGACATCTCTTTCAACATTCCGGAGATGGAGGAAGAAGAGATTATCATCGACAAGTGCTACGTAAACGAGAAATTTGTAGAGAAGATACATGAGGACGATATAGACAAATTTATTCTTTAA
- the hflX gene encoding GTPase HflX produces the protein MTVKFTEDNQVIQQEEYQAILVGAQLKEDIHYSMEELAGLAEAAGVQVLGRMTQNMERPNSATFIGKGKVEELAELCGNMGADTVIFNDELSGMQLRNLEDSLGVRVIDRTILILDIFADRAISREGKLQVELAQLQYRLPRLLGFGKSLSRLGGGIGTRGPGEKKLETDRRHVQRRLDDIRAELEELKGTRNVQRAQRQRSGLPIVALVGYTNAGKSAIMNRLLEGVDREEKTVLEKDMLFATLDTAQRSFKLDKNEEFVLIDTVGFVSKLPHSLVRAFKATLEEVLYADLLLHVVDVSYEANDFHIAVTDKVLEEIGAGDQERVLVYNKIDLLQGQDLPMTEQEHICISAKRGDNFEQVLQVIREKLFSDWIRARLVIPYDRGDITSYLCEKAKVISMDYTEEGTVFEVELDQADYGRLKQYDTI, from the coding sequence ATGACAGTAAAATTTACGGAAGATAACCAGGTCATTCAGCAGGAAGAATATCAGGCTATTCTGGTAGGTGCTCAGCTGAAAGAGGATATTCACTATTCCATGGAGGAGCTGGCGGGGCTGGCGGAAGCTGCTGGCGTGCAGGTGCTGGGGCGTATGACGCAGAATATGGAACGGCCTAACAGCGCAACCTTTATCGGAAAGGGTAAAGTGGAGGAACTAGCGGAGCTGTGCGGAAATATGGGGGCAGACACGGTCATTTTTAACGATGAGCTTTCAGGCATGCAGCTGCGGAACCTAGAAGATTCTTTAGGGGTCCGCGTTATTGACCGGACGATTCTGATTTTGGACATCTTCGCGGATCGAGCGATATCCCGGGAGGGAAAACTGCAAGTAGAGCTGGCACAGCTGCAATACCGGCTGCCTCGGCTGCTGGGGTTTGGTAAAAGCCTGTCCCGGCTGGGGGGAGGTATTGGCACTAGAGGTCCGGGGGAAAAGAAGCTGGAGACGGACAGGCGTCACGTACAACGGCGGCTAGATGACATTCGGGCAGAGCTGGAGGAGTTGAAGGGAACTCGAAATGTACAGCGTGCTCAACGGCAGCGGTCCGGACTGCCTATCGTTGCGCTGGTAGGCTACACGAATGCGGGTAAGTCTGCAATTATGAACCGATTGCTGGAGGGCGTGGACCGAGAAGAAAAGACGGTTTTAGAGAAAGATATGCTCTTTGCTACATTGGATACGGCGCAGCGGAGTTTTAAGCTGGATAAAAATGAAGAGTTTGTCCTCATTGATACAGTAGGATTTGTCAGCAAGCTGCCCCATTCCCTGGTGAGGGCTTTTAAAGCTACCCTAGAAGAGGTTTTATATGCGGACTTGCTGCTCCACGTGGTAGATGTGTCCTATGAGGCTAATGATTTTCACATTGCTGTTACGGACAAGGTGCTGGAGGAGATTGGAGCCGGGGATCAGGAAAGGGTACTAGTATACAATAAAATTGATTTGCTGCAAGGCCAAGACTTGCCTATGACAGAACAGGAGCACATCTGTATTTCTGCCAAGAGGGGAGATAATTTTGAGCAGGTGCTGCAAGTGATTCGAGAAAAACTGTTTTCTGATTGGATACGGGCCAGACTGGTCATCCCTTATGATCGGGGAGATATCACCTCTTACTTATGTGAAAAAGCCAAGGTGATTTCTATGGATTACACAGAGGAAGGCACTGTCTTTGAGGTAGAACTAGACCAAGCTGATTATGGCAGGTTGAAGCAATATGATACGATATAA
- a CDS encoding TIGR01212 family radical SAM protein (This family includes YhcC from E. coli K-12, an uncharacterized radical SAM protein.), producing the protein MNTTTCGPDLPINSIGQYLKNYFGKKTIKLSLDGGFTCPNRDGSKGTGGCIFCSADGSGDFASNIEDQIRLLSDKWPDSNHLAYFQNHTNTYASVAELREKYETALNHPGIAGLAIATRPDCLSEPIYELLSEINQKTFLWVELGLQTIHQQTAERINRCYSLEVYDQAVKRLTELGIRTVVHVIFGLPGESKQDMLDSIRYVCTSPIFGLKIHMLNVVKGSQMETLYPDYTSFSSIDEYVQLVADALELIPPEITIHRMSADAPRPILISPEWSYQKRTILNGIHRELRKRNSWQGKNCT; encoded by the coding sequence ATGAATACCACCACCTGCGGTCCCGACCTGCCCATTAACAGCATCGGCCAATATTTAAAAAATTATTTTGGAAAAAAGACAATTAAGCTCTCTTTGGATGGGGGCTTTACCTGCCCCAACCGAGATGGGAGCAAAGGCACCGGCGGCTGCATTTTCTGTTCTGCAGACGGCTCTGGAGACTTTGCCAGCAATATCGAAGATCAAATCAGACTACTGTCTGACAAATGGCCAGATAGCAACCATCTGGCCTATTTCCAGAATCATACCAACACCTATGCATCGGTTGCTGAGCTGAGGGAAAAATATGAGACGGCCCTAAATCATCCTGGCATCGCTGGTCTAGCCATCGCAACTCGGCCGGACTGCCTGTCGGAACCCATCTATGAGCTCCTCAGCGAAATCAATCAAAAGACCTTTCTCTGGGTAGAGCTGGGATTGCAAACTATCCATCAACAAACGGCAGAACGAATCAACCGCTGTTACTCCTTGGAGGTATACGACCAAGCCGTCAAAAGGCTCACCGAATTAGGCATACGCACGGTGGTACATGTAATCTTCGGCCTGCCTGGTGAATCCAAACAAGATATGCTGGATTCCATTCGCTATGTCTGCACCAGTCCCATCTTCGGCCTGAAAATACATATGTTGAATGTGGTAAAAGGTTCTCAGATGGAAACGTTGTATCCTGATTATACGTCGTTTTCCAGCATTGACGAATATGTCCAACTAGTAGCTGATGCGTTGGAACTCATACCGCCAGAAATTACCATTCATCGCATGAGCGCCGATGCCCCCAGACCCATCCTGATCTCTCCGGAATGGAGCTATCAAAAACGAACCATCTTAAACGGCATCCACCGAGAACTGCGAAAAAGAAATAGCTGGCAGGGAAAGAACTGCACCTAA
- the hslV gene encoding ATP-dependent protease subunit HslV: MTQFHATTIVAVRRGENDICIGGDGQVTMGETTVMKHKAKKVRKIYKNSVITGFAGSVSDAFSLTEKFEKKLEEHSGNLKKAAVALAQLWRSDRAMRNLEALMIAVDKESMLLISGNGEVIEPDQDFIAIGSGGNYAYAAANALFNHTEMDAENIVRESLKIASSICVYTNDNISVEKL, encoded by the coding sequence ATGACACAATTTCATGCAACGACAATCGTAGCAGTAAGACGAGGAGAAAATGACATTTGCATCGGAGGAGACGGCCAGGTTACTATGGGCGAGACCACGGTGATGAAACATAAGGCGAAGAAAGTTCGGAAAATCTACAAGAACTCTGTAATTACAGGATTTGCAGGTTCTGTATCAGATGCGTTTTCCCTGACAGAAAAATTTGAAAAGAAGCTGGAAGAACATTCCGGCAATCTAAAAAAAGCAGCGGTAGCTTTAGCCCAGCTCTGGCGGTCCGACCGGGCCATGCGAAATCTGGAAGCGTTGATGATTGCGGTAGATAAGGAGAGCATGCTCCTCATATCCGGAAACGGAGAGGTTATCGAGCCGGATCAGGATTTCATCGCTATTGGTTCAGGTGGAAACTATGCTTATGCGGCGGCTAATGCGCTCTTCAATCACACGGAGATGGATGCGGAAAATATCGTGAGAGAGTCCCTGAAGATTGCGTCTTCCATCTGTGTTTATACGAACGATAATATTTCTGTAGAAAAGCTGTAG
- a CDS encoding thymidine kinase — protein sequence MAQLYYRYSTMNAGKSIELIKVAYNYEERGKRVLTLVPSVDDRYGAGVITSRIGIQREAIMVADDTNILELFLSENTKEKVDCVLVDECQFLKKHHVQELVEIVDSCDVPVLAYGLKNDFRNELFEGSYYMLVYADKIEEIKTICWCGRKATMVARVVDGRFVKQGEQVLVGGNDMYVSLCRKHYNDGRLEP from the coding sequence GTGGCACAGCTTTATTATCGATACAGTACGATGAATGCGGGAAAGTCTATTGAACTGATCAAGGTAGCATATAATTATGAAGAGCGGGGCAAGCGAGTCCTGACCTTGGTTCCAAGTGTGGACGACCGCTATGGCGCAGGTGTGATTACCTCAAGAATAGGCATCCAGCGGGAGGCCATCATGGTGGCAGATGATACCAATATCCTGGAATTGTTCCTGTCAGAAAACACCAAGGAAAAGGTAGACTGTGTACTAGTGGATGAATGTCAGTTTTTGAAGAAGCATCACGTTCAAGAGCTGGTGGAAATTGTAGACAGTTGCGATGTGCCGGTCTTGGCCTATGGCTTGAAAAATGATTTCAGAAATGAGCTGTTTGAGGGGTCTTACTATATGCTGGTTTACGCAGATAAGATTGAAGAAATCAAAACTATCTGCTGGTGCGGACGCAAGGCTACTATGGTCGCCCGGGTAGTGGATGGAAGGTTTGTCAAGCAGGGGGAGCAGGTACTGGTAGGAGGCAACGATATGTATGTTTCCTTGTGCCGGAAGCATTATAACGATGGACGATTGGAGCCATAA
- the codY gene encoding GTP-sensing pleiotropic transcriptional regulator CodY, with the protein MLEKDFLSKIRKLNWVLQESPTGAFSFDELCNILSDMMEANVYIANVRGKVLGVHYKIKSDSSTITEPETGVEKFPREYNEALLRITSTEANLKAEEALEVFKYDYDTYDKLHTIIPILGGGQRWGTLICTRYEPEFSNEDLALGEYGATVVGLEIQRRKTLEFEEEERMRSIVQMAIGTLSYSEIEAVQQIFAELDGNEGLLVASKIADRSGITRSVIVNALRKLESAGVIESRSLGMKGTHIKILNPKFYEELGKLDM; encoded by the coding sequence GTGTTAGAGAAAGATTTTTTAAGCAAGATCAGAAAATTGAATTGGGTGCTACAAGAGAGTCCGACAGGGGCATTTTCTTTTGATGAGCTTTGCAATATATTGAGTGACATGATGGAAGCCAATGTATATATCGCCAATGTGCGGGGCAAGGTTTTAGGGGTTCATTACAAGATTAAATCCGATAGTTCCACTATTACCGAACCGGAGACCGGTGTGGAAAAATTCCCCCGGGAATACAACGAGGCTCTGCTGCGGATTACCTCTACGGAGGCTAACCTGAAGGCGGAGGAAGCACTGGAAGTCTTTAAGTATGACTATGATACCTACGATAAGCTCCACACAATCATTCCTATTCTAGGGGGCGGCCAACGATGGGGCACCTTAATTTGCACCAGATATGAGCCGGAGTTCAGCAATGAAGACCTGGCCTTGGGCGAGTATGGCGCTACGGTAGTAGGGTTGGAGATTCAGAGAAGAAAGACGTTAGAATTCGAAGAGGAAGAACGGATGAGATCTATCGTGCAGATGGCAATCGGTACGCTGTCTTACTCGGAGATCGAGGCCGTACAGCAGATTTTCGCCGAACTGGATGGAAACGAAGGCCTTTTGGTGGCCAGTAAGATTGCAGATCGTTCCGGTATTACCCGTTCCGTTATCGTCAATGCGCTGAGAAAACTGGAGAGTGCTGGCGTTATTGAATCCCGTTCCCTGGGAATGAAGGGAACTCATATCAAGATTTTAAACCCAAAATTCTACGAAGAACTGGGAAAATTAGATATGTAA